AGTGGGAAGGGCTTCCGAAACAAACGCCGCCGTGCGGAGGCTTGCGCGTGGCACCGTTCTGGCACGCAACGAGCGACCGTTACGTATAGAGGGGTGGCGCCACTCCTTCTTCTCCGAGTTTTCGCTCGCTCTTGACGTAATTACGCGCCCTGGCTGTCGGGGATAAACGACGTTTAGAAAGCACAAACAGGAAGAACAAGTGAAGGAAACGAAAACAAACAGAGCAAGTGAGACGgtacaagaagaaaataaagtaGTGATCTAGCACGACTGCAACAACAAAGATTTAAGTGAAGACGGGTGGTCATAAAGAGGGAGTGCTTCTTTTTCGGTGAACTAATAAATTTGTCAGGCTATGGATCCCATGCTTTGAAGATTGCGCTATTTCTcctggaacacacacacacattgcatTTCAACAGGCAGTGATCGAGGCAAGCGGTAAAAGTAGCAGAAGGTATAGCCAACTGTACCAGACTAGCTGATGGTATGTAACTCTTGCTTCTTCTAGTGACTTGTGCCATAGCTGCAGTCGCAGTAGTGAGCAGTCGTCGCATACACGCGCTCACAAACCCGCGCAGACAACCTTGGACAAGGTAGCCTAGATAGACGTCTGGTCAAGACCCAACGTGCGTAGCACGTGACAAAAACACTTCGGCATTACAGAATTTTCCTGCATCCTGCTGTCGAGGTGCCGAGTTTCAGCAATTAAAAAAAGACCAGCGCCCCACACAGTAAGGCCGAAATACATCCTtcttcccctcctccccccaactTCTGGATCGGCCTCCTTTCCACGTCCTCGCCCCCCATTTCTCCGCCGCCGCCTGTGGCCAGAAGCGGCGTCCTGCCGCGGGGCCGTGTAGAAACGAAAGGAACGCCGCAATCAGCGACCTTGGCCACGAGCGCTAGCTGGACGTCGTCGGCGGTGTGGCCAACGTGTATCGTCCGTTGCCTCCTCATCCGCGGTGCCGCGTCTACGTGCGACACGCCCAAGGCGCCTTGCTTCGCGCGGCGTCCTTAGCGGCCCCCTTCCGCTCACCACTGCGATCCCTGGCCGAGATCATTGGCTGCCGGACTGCGCGCGCGGAGCTTTAGGGTCAAGCGAAAGGAgaaggtgtgtgtgcgtgtgtggggagAAAGGGTGGCGACTTCTCCCACTCGCCCCCTCTCCTACGGTCAGTCTCACTGACCCCCCCTCATTCTCGCCTGTGAGGCGGAAAGGTGCTGTGCGTGCCCGAAGTATATAAGGGGCCGACTGACGGCGGGACAACTCACTGGTCTTCTCGGGTCCACGAGTAAACAGCTCACAAGCCAACCATGAACTCCTTCGTAAGTATAATCCGCCGCCGCCGCAGTTGTGTGTGACGGCTGCCGAAGACCCTTCTCTCTCTACACGCCGGGGCCGAGGATTGCCGGTGTGGTCCGCGGAGGTTCCGGGTTGTCTCTGCCCACCGAGGAAGGATTGGCGGTCACTCGCGACTCAAAACTCGCGAAGCTTAGGTTGAGGAAAGTCGGACGTCGGCACCAAGCTTTCATTCTATGTGGCCCGGTGTAGGATTACAAAGACAAAAGCCTATGCATCCCGCAGAGATTTCAAATTACGTCTGGCACGCGCGGCGAACGCTCACCACTTGTCGCGATCGCTCATCTTTAACCTTGAATGCCAGATCTGGACTTGCGGGCAAATGTCGACTTTGTCTCTTCTAGTCACTGTGCAGAAGTAAAGCGTACGCCTGTTTTGTGGGAAACGAATGTCGCCGAGCTACATGTACCACCCTGCTCCCGTTATACATCAAGAAAGATATATTCGGCAGTAGAATCACCGCCTCACTCATGCGTCTATTCAGTTTTCACGCTTGTTCCTTTCTAGCCTCTACTGCTTGCGCGTATCTGAGAACGCTCGAGGAAGTCACGCGCTTCCGCGTTTCGTAATCTTAACGTCCAACAATGACGCACCACTCAGTGACGGTCGCACTACGAGCGCAGAgttcaatacagcataagtgtaGAAGTCGCGCACTTGCGTGGATGCTCAAGTCTCTTACAGTGGTGAGGCTTCAGAAGTGTCGTCGCTTGCTTTAGGCAGCTGCACTTCGTGGCAGTAGTGATCATTCCGACGTTTCCTTTCGCAGGCCGTCGTTGCCCTTCTGGGACTCATCGCCGCCGCTAACGCCGGTGGTGTCGGCCTCTTCGGAGGTGGATACGGCGGCCACGGCTACGGCGGCTACGGCTACGGCGGTCTCGGCTAtggtggctacggcggctacggaCATGGTGTCGCTGTCGCTGCTGCTCCCGTCGCTGTTGCCGCTGCCCCGGTCGCTGTCGCCGCCCCCGCTGTGGCCTACGCCCGCCCCTCTGCCGCCCTCGTCGGCTCTTCCTACGCCAGCCACGTTAACCACGGCGTGAGCTACACCGCTCGCGCTGTCGCTGCTCCCGTGGCCGTCGCCCGCCCCGCCGCTGCTGTCGCTGTCGCCGCTCCCGCCGTGGCTGTCGCTGCTCCCGCTGTCGCTGTCGGTGGATACGGTCTTGGCCTCGGCTATGGCGCTGGTCTCGGCTATGGCGTGGGTCTTGGCTACGGACACGGCTACGCTCTTGGCGGCTACGGCGGCTACGGCGGCTACGGAGGCTACGGTCTTGGCTTCAAGAAGTACTAAGCGGTACGTCTCGTCTGTCTCCAAGTTCGAAGGTTTTGGCGGTGCTGTTCTCGGGTGCTGTGAAAATTCCGCCGTATTATCGAATCTGCTACTTGTCAGCTCTGATTCGCCCGCGTGTCGGCTATTGTTGGGTGCTGTGGCCTTTCTCactgacatgaaaaaaaaaaaaaaagccaacgtGACGGAATTTGAGTGTCCAGAAAGAATGCTGAATAACGACCTGTCTTGCCGATTGATGTGGCTAATTTGTGGCCAATATGGCTTCACGTCGTGTCACCTCATACTCTGGCAAAACATGAGCAATATCATAAAAGACAGGTCGGTTACAAAACTCATAACGGACGAGGATCAGACTGTTGCCCGTTTTAATCTCTTCCACACGGCAACTATAAGGTGGAGCAACAACGGGTACTGGGATGCTCAATGTTACCTTTCAACAGTGACTACGGTTTGAACTGCAAGCTGTATAACATATGTGAACCACACAAACTGTGACGATCCAGCAGCTGAAATTGTTATGTAGGGATTCGCTCGACTGTTATGCTATCCTCAGGTGACTGACatgttcgttttctttcttcttttttgactACAGGTACCACGTCACTTAGGAAACAAATACTGAATGGATGGTCCCGCCAGAAGACCGGCCCTTGGGACGAGGACTGCAAGAGCGTCCAGCTTGCGTTGGCCTACGCAACGGGCCAAGAGTCATTGGTTGTTGTCGTTAATAAAATGTTTAAGTTATTGAAAAACAAAATGCTCTGCGATTTTGCACTTTCAAGGGAGAGGGAGAGACAAAAAAAGGCACGGTGAACCATATTTTTTTGCGGGCAAAACAAGCTCTAGGCACTGTAGCCGCTAGATTATATTATCGGGATACGGGCTTCAAGAAAGCAGACACTTGGGACTACTTCATCCGCGCACATATTATCATTCATAgggcttcattttcttttcttggaCTTTGGCAGTTCATACGCGGGAGTTCGGTGGCTTTGTATATCCCTTACATTTCTTTTCCTTATTTCATGGCTTGTGTATATCCTCGCTTTGCTTGTAACAAAGCTTGGGAAATAAATGAATGCTTCCGAGAACCCTGCACCAAAGCGTGCTGTTTGATTTTGCACGaggtgaaaaaacaaacaaacgaagaaacaaacGAAATTAGTGTGGGTCAAATCAAAGACTCACCGAAAGCTTATTCCAGAAGGGTTTATAACATGGTAGTGAGAAAAAAATGGGTGCATAGCCTAGAGTACGAGCGGTTAGTTTAACGCCACAACACTTCCCAATCACTGTTCTGACGCGAGGAGCTTGAGGGGCCAGTTTGTCGACATTATCCTGCGTCGCGAATCAGCGGCTGCTCCGTTGTGGTGGCTTTCTTACAAAGCGCAGCTGCAAGACAGAAAGCGTGCTTTCGCGGAGTTGGCTGCGGGAACTGAAGGAAATtggtattaacgcgacagcgttaaggagcccgtgtcgccgaaaatccggtgtcggtgtccGACGTCGTTACGGCGAAAAGAtattcgaaccacccatacccaggcccttcACGTTACGCAAGGAATTTaccgaactaattgaattcctcaacgTAAAATATGTGGAAAtatcgtaaactatgacttacacaACTTACAGAAATGATATCTCTCGGATTGCAATTTGAGtataggagaaaacataattatctTACGTTAAAACTCAAAGgaagccccttttccagcgtttctaccattcacaaaccagccgtggcgtccgccatttgcacgcgccggcacgcgggtgtctcgggggccacggaacggcgcgcccggttccttgcaatacatccagatggcgctcgcctccatcgcatcgcggcccacgcaagaggccgcgtttctaccagaaagctcgcctgcgTGCATAtagttcgcggccagcgtttcccggtaaacgttacggttacacgctccagttgtcgggaagcgtgagaaacagtcggggatctttgaatgctatcgcgttccacttttaaaggcgaagcttaagcgccctccaaattttttcaCGGACTAAAATGTGACACGATTTTTTCCGCCTGCCTTTacaatgtacacccgtgagcaaaagtgtaCGGACCGGAGTTTCCGAGATAAAACTCATTTTCTGCTCTGTCTGTGAATGGAACTTGAAAGTAAAGGCTGGAATCCAAAGTTGGCATTACGAAATTATATAATGCACTCGTGAGTATCCGCTTGTACATTTTAACTACGAAGAAACTCTGCTTCATTTTTCGACGACCCTGTGGTTCGTAGGCTTTCGCTCACGGGTTGTGAGAAGCTCATGTCAAACTGAGTTCAATATGAGCAATGTTATGTATTCCGGCTACATTTTTCTACGGGAACGGCCGCCAAGTTAAAGTGCAACTTGGCTTGCTTTTCTCGACGATTCTTTGCTTAGCTGTGTCCGAATTCTTACTAAATGATGTTACGGTGCACATTAGGTGAGGACATTACACAGGAAGTTTGTTTGAAGTTTATTTGTCCTGCCTGCTTACAGGAACGAGAAGCCGAGGCGAAGGGCTACATAGCCTAAATCGTACCTGTGATTTATTGCGCAGCGTAAATCGGTATTAACGATGCGCGATTATTCGTACAAAACGTTTAAACGAGAGCCCGAAGCTGCTCGCCTACGCTTACAGTTTACGTTTTATACAGGCAACAGGCGAGAGGGTTGCGAGTAACTTATGAAAATTCTCAAAGCGCAGATTTATTTCCTCCTGGGTTGCCTTGTTTATCGCCTTAGAACTCCCTTGCCtgagccaaaaaagaaaaagagaaaagagggTGGTACTCAGGGGACCGCACACCTCAGGGACTGTATACCTCAGGGAACCGCACGCAtcattcaaataaattatctGAATCACGCGTGAGTCTCCTATGCCTGTTTTCTTCATGATGCTATTGTACGCCAGCTCTGCACTATACGCAGTGTTCTGCGCTTGAGGGCTAAAATGTATTTCTGGATAATTATTACTCGAAATTCGATAACGCATCGATGACATTTTGTTCGGTATAGAATGAAATGAACGTTTAAGACATATCGATGATACCTGTATTTCCGTATCAATAAGGTAAGGCAATGAGCAGCCCCTCCCGTACTAGGAAAGTAAGTTACGCAATCCAACAATGTACCTCCATTTCTAAGTTTAAaggtaggtaaaaaaaaagaagcagatgaAAACAAATTAAGGAGACGAGTTTATGACAAGCGCGACACCATGTTGTCTTTCGGCAGGCAGATCTGTATGATGGGCACGTGAATCTATAGAAAATTCAGCGAAACAATTTATTATGACATGAAGGTGTCACTACAGTGTCAACATTTCGAGAAGGGAGCATGTCTTTGTCAAGGCCAAGGCGAAAGCATTTGTGGACGAATGAACTTGCCTTCGTCAAGTTGAAGACGAGTCCGCTTGTCGAAGCTTTTACGCAGGACAAGAGTTCTtttctgtgggggggggggggggtgagctgTGACGTAGGTGATTGAGCTGGCTTTCGCCAAGGCGAAAGCATGCCCTCTAGTCGAACGTGCGGAGAGAGTTTGGCAATGACCAGGAATCTGTCTTCACTAAGGCGAAAACAACAGGGTCGTTTTGGATGAGACAAAGACAAATACACTTGACAATTAAGGCTCTGAAAAAAAGCACGGGAATTAGGTATTTGCGTCAAAGCGAACAGAAGTCGCCTTGTAGAAACATTAGCCCCACAGTGGGAAATTTTCCTTTTCCTGCTACGTCTCCaaaaaaatttcagaaatgcGGGCAAATATGACAGTTTCACATGAACATGTATATACGAAGTGTTCAGCAACCGTGGAACAAGGGATGTTTTGAGGTTGGATCCAACGATTCGACAAGCAGAGAAGTCGAAACAGTTGAAACTTGCCTGTCGACTTGCAATGTAAGACAGCACCCGACAGGTACGTACTGGCCAACTTTGTAACTATATTTTCATGAAACTGACCGGCGAATAAGCGACGCCGATCGACAAACCCATGGGAACACTTATCGCTCTAAACATTAAAGAAGGTAGGCGACAGGCATTTGCCTAAACCAAAATAATACGAAGGTTCGAAGTGAAAGCTCGAAATGTGACATAATATGCCTCGCTGATTTCATTCTAGCAGagcttgctctttttctttagtAATGTTAGCCGGAACAAAATGTGTACTTTAAGTATACGCCAATTTAACTTAGTTATTTTATCTACATCTTCACCCTATCGCACTTTTCTTGCAATTTAATTACATTTTATTGGAGAGAGTCGGTCGCGTTATAACGCAAGCATCGAAACGAAGACAACGCAGCCTATGGAGGGAGGTTATCAGTCAAATCATGGCCCATATCGTCAGTGCATCAACCAAGGCACCCGCGCTGATCGATTTTATAAACATACTTTCGCCCGCGTGATATGGAAGCGTAGGCGCTTTTGCATATTAAACAGCTTCAGGCCACATTCGTACGTATCTCTTCCTTCCAGCGCAGTGTAAACCAGGGGGGCCTAACAACGTCCTTGCGCCCAGCGACAAACCACTAGTACAGATCCCGCTCGAGGTCAGTCTGGTTAGTCGGTTTGCAGCGAGAGGTACTAGTCAACCTGGGCCGAGCCAGCGTCCACTGCCGTTAACTGAGGCCTATCTCTGCAAAGAGAGGGAAAAGGGGGCGGAGCCTTTCTTGCATGTTTCATCTTGCCCACTTTGCTCGGGCTGGTCTGGTTATTGAGGTAGGGCGATGGCGCTCTGCCGATGCGATTAATATTCATGAGGACCCCCAGTACACACTTCCACGGCttcgagcgccacagaacggtaGATAACTCAAAGAGCCAGCCTGCCCTCATATTTTCATGGCTTTAATTTAAGCCCCCGTTGCGTATTAGAAAAAGGTGTGGTCGACCGTTGCTCCTGCGTATTTTATTTTCACTGCGTGGAGCCGTCCTTTGAAACAGGGGTGTGCGCGCGTTGGAAAGACCTTCAACACATGTAAATGCGAAGTGGACGCCGAAATTGCTCCTGAATCGAGCGTAGTAAGAACCGCAGTCTGGATTGTGTATTCTGCCGACTCTCAAGTTTCTTTCGTTTTgtcgttgttgtttttcttgccGTCAGCCAACATTGCCGTGGCGAGAGCATGCATTGAGAGTGCTGCTCGCATGGCGTTCATTCAGAGCTTTCCAACAGTTTCTTTTGCCTGCCATTTACTGTGCGATGTATTACCATACCGAAGACGTAACCGGCGTGCTTGCTGGTCTTGGCTCGAATGCTTTTTCTCTTAACTTTCCTGCAACGCAAAGACGTCCTTGCCGAAGGCCGAGCTAAATTTAACAGTAGTCCCAGATTACAGCAGCACTGCTTCCGCCTCAGTACGGTCTAAATGGCTACACCAACTGTCTTTCATTTCGGCTGAGCATTTTCATTCCCATACTCATCTACCTTGCACCTAAAAGAACGCTTTTTTGGACGTACGTTGCCTTCTTGAACACAAAGCTAGTACATTCAGGGAAGCAGTCGGGTTATACTTACGGTAACAACCTTAGGAAGCAAGTATACCAGAGagcacaagatatatatatatatatatatatatatatatatatatatatatatatatatatatatatatatatatatatatatatatatatatatatatatatatatacatacatacatacatacatacatacatacatacatacatacatacatacatacatacaaccaGATTGATACATACAGGGTAATGATGCGCAAATAAAGCAGGGAGTTTAATCTGTGGTAGCTCAGGTTGTCTACGCTGCGCTATTATGAAGTAAAAGGCGAGCGTAATGATTAGAATGTTTCCTTGAAGTGGAAGAGCTTCACATGAGGGAAAATTTCcctgacgattacgatgctccctaatgcgaaatttgagcgttgCTCTTCAGGTGTATTGAATTACATCGATtgtgtcgctcattgttcagaaagtaAGCGTCAACACGGAAACGCGCGTCTCGCGCGGTGCGCATTAATGCGCATCAGAATGCGAATTAAAATGCGCATCAGAATGCGCATTCTCATGCGAAGAAGCGCATACCATGCGGGTCCGACGCACacggcagcgctttgtttccgtataatggtatcggtggacgcactCCACAAGTACTCGCCTCACGCTTTAGTAATGACGTCAACGGCGCAATCTTCGGCGCACGCTACtacggcgccatctcgtagtctcgtgcggcacacCGCCTTCCTCCTCCTTTCACCACTCTCTCCTCCGCCGTTCTCCGCCTCGTGTTTTCACTGTcacttcctcctccgctttcctcctcgcgctcttttcgctatcgccgtctttcatgcgccgctgcgttccgcgttcgctctttcatccttcgctgtgctcgttcgctcggttacgtagagggacaacgccgacgctcagcgcaggaacgggcgtctaGAGCTGCTATCTTAAACGGAAGCTCgggagaagcccgcgaatagatGAAAAATTGCCGAGtgaatggccgctcgaggcacttttgcGTGCATTCTGAGGGCTTTTTTCAAGCTccgaaaaacactcttatgtagcacgtatcgagcaacagaaacctgtatcgggagtttttcatgttgcgcaACAATTTTATCATCGATGCCTTCAATGTATTactaatatttgagaagttggttaattaaggctaattatgtacTTAGGCG
Above is a genomic segment from Dermacentor andersoni chromosome 8, qqDerAnde1_hic_scaffold, whole genome shotgun sequence containing:
- the LOC126525789 gene encoding uncharacterized protein, producing the protein MNSFAVVALLGLIAAANAGGVGLFGGGYGGHGYGGYGYGGLGYGGYGGYGHGVAVAAAPVAVAAAPVAVAAPAVAYARPSAALVGSSYASHVNHGVSYTARAVAAPVAVARPAAAVAVAAPAVAVAAPAVAVGGYGLGLGYGAGLGYGVGLGYGHGYALGGYGGYGGYGGYGLGFKKY